A window of the Candidatus Tanganyikabacteria bacterium genome harbors these coding sequences:
- a CDS encoding nucleotidyltransferase domain-containing protein gives MTSPDQPESVRPVVGVATDLLQADPFLAEMVRRLVDAVHPERIYLYGSRARGDARPDSDYDLLAVVASSDLPPHKRDLPAVMALVGVGASTEAMVWTREEFDGRAGVVTSLPATILREGKLLYVA, from the coding sequence ATGACGTCGCCTGACCAGCCTGAATCGGTCCGGCCGGTGGTCGGTGTCGCTACCGATCTCCTGCAGGCCGATCCCTTCCTGGCAGAAATGGTGAGGCGGCTTGTGGACGCGGTTCATCCCGAGCGCATCTACCTTTACGGCTCCAGGGCCCGCGGCGACGCCCGGCCCGACAGCGACTACGACCTGCTGGCCGTGGTCGCCAGCTCGGATCTGCCGCCGCACAAGCGCGACCTGCCGGCCGTGATGGCCCTGGTCGGGGTGGGTGCGTCCACCGAGGCCATGGTCTGGACCCGCGAGGAGTTCGACGGCCGGGCGGGTGTCGTGACGTCCCTGCCGGCGACCATCCTCCGGGAAGGCAAGCTCCTGTATGTCGCCTGA